A window of Limanda limanda chromosome 4, fLimLim1.1, whole genome shotgun sequence genomic DNA:
GACAATAAGAAGAGAGTTACATTATTAACCAATCACAATCAAAAACTGGATTGATACCTGAGTCAGAGATGTCGTCCCAGTAAGGAGAATCAAACTCGTACTCTGCCTTCAGGATCTGCTCAAACAGTTTGGCATCATTCTCATCGTAGAAGGGAGGGTAaccacacaacctgagacacaggACACAGGCCCAGGGTCATGTTTCATATTACACGTTAAGGTGAAGCATCTTGATTGATTGGGaacataaataaagattttataaCTATTCAAATCTTGTGTCAGTGCAGAATTTTTCAGTCTGAAAGTTAGTTTGGGCCGGTGTCTTAAAAGTGTACTCACAGAATATAGGCTATGACACCGATAGACCAGCAGTCCACCGCTTTACTGTAGGGTTTCTGAGCCAACACTTCAGGGGCTGAGAGAATAAAGACAAGGTAatactgttaaaataaaataatgacaaatatGCACGATTTTCCATCTGTGCATCTAGACCGTACCTATTTAAATCAACTACTACCAGCTACAGATGTCCACAGGAACCAAAACCAACATCCATGTATCATCTCGAACAAAATTAGCTATAACTAATTTGTTGAGTCTGTGGATGTCTATTAGATACTGAATTACTTTATGTATGTAACAATATCATTTTTGCCgttcaaccattcacacatacagtgaaTCTATCTGCAGCACTTTATCAAATACTGTTAGCAGGGGCAATGTGGTGTTCAGTTGCCTTGCCCGGGGATGGAACCAGCAACTCTCTGATTAGAGGACAGCTCGCTCTATGTCCTGCCCCCGGCCACCAGAGTGAAAACCAGGATTCCTAACCGCTATatcaacaaaatcaacaaaTTCGTTCTTCCATCTTATACTGCATGGAACACGGGTTGATTGTTTACAAAGTTTTTGATTTTCGTTACCAACGTATCCAGGTGTTCCACAGGCAGTCGACATCACACTGCCAGATCCCTCAATTTTAGACAGACCAAAGTCACTGATCATGATTTTAGAGTCTTCATCCATGCTGTAGTACAACAGGTTCTCCGGCTGCAAATACAACACCTGAGTTTACTTTCAGCAAATAGTACAGCATAGTGGAAAATTACAGATACTaacaaaacatttctgtttgggtgtaaaaatatatatctatgacTACTGACTGACCTTGAGGTCCCGGTGCACAATTCCCATATCGTGGAGATATTTGACTGCATCCAAAATCTGCTGAATGAGTTTGCTGGCATCTTTCTCTGTGTAGAAGCCCTTCTCTATGATGCGATCGAAGAGTTCCCCGCCAGACACCCTGCACAGAAAAGGGAGACATCTGTGCATCAATGTGAGGGAGCAAACACAGATTTGAAGATGTATTTAAAGAGGCCAGAGAGGAGATATTAATTCAAAACTTTTCCCAAATGCCAGGATAAACTGCAGAAGTAATAAATTAATGTATTAAGAAAGTGGAAGAAGGAATGAAACCACAGAAAACATTGTGATCAAGCTTGcagccactagagggagccTTTGCTCTGCTCATTTAGTGAACTTTCTTGTAAGcactctttttctgtctctctctatcacacacacacaaacacacagacacacagacacacagacacacagacacacagacacacagacacacacacacacacacagacacacaccttacCCTAACCTACGTCTTCAAAACATTTATAGAAGACAGATGGACAGttacagagaaaaggaaaggaaaaaagcaaaagaaagaagaagtagAGGGAAGGTGAGGAATATTGCAGGGTAACTGAGTATCACTGAACATTTAGGTGTCAGGCTCAGTCAGGACAAAAATATCCTTTACGTCACCTTGACCACGTACTTTCTATTCCCTCATGACGCAGCGTTGTTCCCCTCATTAGTTTTACATCTCACTGAAACGTGTTTTTGAATTTGTGATGTTGACATAAAACTGAAGAGGCACCGGGTGTTAAATGAAACCTTAAATAAGGGAAGTATTGCAAGATCACACACATGCTTTTATGAAGCAACATATTTTATTGAAAGGGTCTGAACagtcattaaaaataaacacaaatataaaagaagAGAATTTCCCCACTTATCCTTCTCTTTCATAAATGCAcccccctttctctctgccTCCGGCTTTTATTTCTCTGATTTCCCACTAACTGTGATTAATTTGTGAATGATTGATGTTGTCAGGAGCCTCTGGGTGAATAATGCTGCTGATCCTgatctcttctttctctcatgCTCTCTCGCTGACATTTCAGGAGCTGAGGTGGGTGGGAGGCTGTCAGGCTGCAGGTGTGAGGGCAAACTCCCCACTGGTGTTCATGAGTAGGCATAGTACAcggtttgcttgtgtgtgtgtgtgtgtgtgtgtgtgtgtgtgtgtgtgtttgtgcgctaGTGAGCTACAGAGTGCAATTAATGGCGTGTGACATGCAGTGTGTGGGAGatgaaacacacatcacacaagcCCTCACATATGTGAATACTCACAGTTGCATGACAAGGTAGAGGTGTGATTTACTCTCGAATATTTCCTCCAGAGACACGATGTTGGCGTGCTTAATCCtgcgaggagggagagaagagaaagacaatGAGTTGTTCATTTGATTCTTCTCCTAATGTTTTACCACATTTTGACTTGTCATTTTCCATTATTCAGAGTAGATACATGGTTGTGCATGCACCCATCATGCAGCTTCCTCCACCAGTCACATGTACTGTTTACAGGCTGTAGGCGAGGCTTCACTGTGTGGTGGCATGCAGCTCCCTAATTGGCTGAACTCCGTGAGCTgctgcccccccgagacccgtGGGTGCATTGACAGGGGTGAGAAGGTGACTCCCCAGATTTAGATCAGAACTCCGCAGGGTGCCTTTAActttttttactcttttatgATATCCTCTTTTTGCCCTCATCATGCACACTGTATTACGGTGTCTTTAATTTACCCTACAGTTGCTGGGCTGAAAGGCAACACAGAGCCACGTGTCTGAGCTGTACCTCAGGTACAGTATGTGTCGGCCTCAGCTCATGCTGGATTACAGCAATGAGTCTGATCCAGATTGTAACAATGCACGGACACCTTCATTCATCTGCTTAGAGATGGACCCAGTGGAGGATGAATGATGGATTAAACCTGCTCAGTGAGCAGACGCATGTGAAACCAGCTCGAGCGTGCACTTTTCACACACAATGAGAGAAGGTCAGATGCATGATGCAGCCGAGTCCCTGTGTTTGATATGGATTTCTGagcagatgtgtttgtgtgggtgacGACCACAGAGATGGTGGACAGTGGCCCTAGTGATTGTCAGAGAGAAAGGTCTGTTGAGGGCTGGTGAGTCATTTGCTAACCTCTGTCAGCACCCATGAGTCTGACAAGGCATCAGAGCCCAGATGTCGGCAAATGAGAGAACAGCGGTGTCGACCCTGTAACATCTGTATCTGACACGTGGGTGAAACCAGCAAATCTACTAATTCTTAGATCTATAGTCTGTTGAGGTTCTCacataatgacacacacatttaatgaaCCTTTTGGAAAAGGCTGTCTTTGTaacagattatttattttttaccagCCAACTAGCATCACTCttattttcctttgtttgcAACTTTGACATTCAAATTTTAAGATTTGTCATCCACGATTGAGTTTTTCCCCAGATCAGTTAGTGGGCTAATGAATGAACAAATGGATGCATCATACCCCTGGATCTTAAAGTCCACATGGAGGGAGAAGTGTTTTCTAAAATCTggtttctgtaaaatgtttctTCACAAAAAAGAGATCATGCAAGTTTCAGGAGATATAACCATAAACGTCAAGAGAAATCTTCATTTAAAACACTCAACCTGCATCAACCATATTAGAATGATGATTTACATTACATGTTGTTTAATTTCAGCTGCATTCAGGTAGTAGTAATCTTACTTACTGCTTTTACAGAATGACATAATGTTACCATTCTCAGGATATTGAGTAAGAAGTTCCACAACTTCCTTCCTTAGAAGACTTTAGACAACTTTTTAACAACTGAGTCAATAACTTGACGAGAAACGTGTGGTGAGAAACATAAAAATTCCAAAAAGGAGACAAGAAATGAAACGGTTACTGCTTTAAGGTAGTTATATGAATAGTTTTACCGTTTCAATCCTGAATAAGTGTAAGTACCTTGGTTAATTGGTTGATACTCTCCAGCATCAACCAAAGTTAGCAAgtcaaataatataataaacaaataatataatacCCAGTAAATACCTGGTGTATATTATTCAACTTACATTTAAGCACACTTTAACATACCCTGACAATTGTGATAATTTTGGTCAGAAAAATGTTGAAACAAACCTTTCACAGTTAAGTCTTTACTGAGATAGAACAACTTGGCCTTTTATCAGCTCCTCAAAAGCAAGTTCTCTAATTGGACATGGCTACACATGCCTATAGCAGAGGGAGCTTAGTCACTGGATTTGCACATCAGTGTGTTGAGTAAATGTTTGGTCTAGATTCATTGGAGGAAGACGAGCAGCCAGCGAATCAATGTGATGATCTCACTTGCTATTTGTGCTTTATCAAACCACCACTAGGCTGGCCAGCAATCTGACAGTAATCAGAACAGTCAAGAGACTGAGGATCATCTGGCTTTCCATCTGTCTCAACACAAACTGAACCACCAGGTGCTCTATTTCAATCTTCTTAGAGAGTTTGAATAAAAGAACATGCAACTTGGAAACACATAAGagtcatttaaaataacatgaaGATGACAAGTTCTTGCCTCACAGGAAGGAAAAGTGTAATTTAACTAGAATAACAGAGAATATACCTCCATCAATGCCCAACAGTCCTTCATGAAACCACAGTtaaactcattagattcagatttaatttggttcctcaccaaattgcacacactcataaatatcagtcacctAAACATATCAGATTTTTTCCCGTCAAGAATCATGAAGAATCATGAGTCTGTATGAACTTCACACAGATGAAGAGGGGGCCACGTTTTTCAGGTCAATTTTTGCTCAGTTTACTCCATTCTCCCCCACCCTCATTCCACCACGCTCACCTCAGGAGGGATCATAGCTGTATATTGGcttgagttgtgtgtgtgtctcctgtaaCCCAGGCAACAAGAGTTCTAAAAATAACTTTGGACCCAATGTAGATCAGCCCTTTTCACTGTGGCCTGTAATTCCCCAACATCTAAAGAGAAATAAGTTTGAAGTGCTCCGAAATCACCAGCTGTGTTATCCTCACCTCCCTTTGTCTTAATATAATACACATTAAATGCCCTGtgcaggtggagaaagagagagcgcgTGCAGTAGTTCTTATCACTGTGATATGATATAACCCTGCAGAAACAAGGGCTAAAGGTAAACACCTTCAGGTTTGAGGTCAGATTATATAACACCATGATTTCAGAAAGATAATATAAGTGTATACGAGAGCTCCTTTtcaacaggtaaaaaaaaaacacttaacatctggcttttttcAGCAATGAGAATAATCAACATTCACTcccaggtcacatgactctgcgcacatttattcttcttctttattttggcagCCTAGATTCTGGTGCTGCTCCTTTTCTGGCGCAACGTTATCACACAAATTTAGTTTCCAGGTGTTGATGCATAAAAAGCCATGTACATGCAAATTTCATAGAGTTCAGGTGTCAAGTTAGATACAGTTCAATATGATGCATATTACATGTATCAAACTAGATTGTGTTACAACAGTCATATATGACATGTATCATATCCAGTAATGTGATACAACATACTTGATGCAGTAACAGCGAtacagtgatgaaaaattaaccATCTCGAACCTTGTAGATAGTATTTCAGATGAAGGCTAATGCTGAACATTGTggttattacctctgccaaagaggttatgttttcacccacaTTTGCTTTATCAGCAGGAGTACGAAAGAAAGTCCCTGAgcagatttccacgaaactgggtggaaggatgggacatgggccaagcaAGAACCCTTtagattttggtgaagatccagACAAAGGAATAAgaaatggatcttgatgaaaatactTAGGGACTTtttatctatgagtgtgtgaaattggatgtgaatccaaataaaaatgtggatcaaGTCGAGTTAATGTGGGACTGTTGGggcttggcagaggtatgctcTCTACCGAGTTCCATTCTAGTTTTTACATGTTACCAACTTAACATCATGCTACATCGCAAAGAAATACAGCGTCATTTATTTCTGAAGTCCACTTACTTGTGCAGGACGGCTATCTCGTTCTCAATGCTGTTTTCCTTGCCCTCTAACGCCTTCTTAGGGATGCACTTGATAGCCACCAACCTCTGAGTCCTCTTCTCCTCGGCCAGGACCACCTCAGAGAACGCTcccctgagacacaaacacacaggtcagCCTCTTGTCATttatcacagtgtgtgtgtgtgtgtgtgtgtgtgtgtgtgtgtgtgtgtgtgtgtgtgtgtgtgtgtgtgtgtgtgtgtgtgtagacacagCTTTTCATGTGGATCTGTGACAGAGAAAAAATAACTCCTGCTTTCGTGACATCTTGGCTGCTTACATGTAAGTGTTGGAAGAATTTTGGTCTATTGATGCcagataatgtttatttttaacttcaGCCTCCACCTGAAGTCTTTGAGTTGCTGCTGCCGCTTTTTGAGAAGCTACAATGCGGTGGAACGATTTGGTAACACAGATATGATGTTTATCTGAGGGACACATTTTGATGCTAGCCAAAGagtcatttaaatttaaattgaaagGTCTCAACCATGCATCAATCAACTGTATGACCACAGTTGACATTCTGGCCACGTTAGCTTTCAACATGATTATGGACTTAATTTTAGTGATGATAATACTGCAACACCTAAAACCTACAATAAGTGATGTTTCATaaatgtgtctgagtgtgtgtccagATCAGTagtttatatatgaatgtatgtgtatgAATGTTCAAATTGTTCAGACATTTAGCACAACTTCTATTAACATAACCGAGCAGCTAACTTAATGCTTTATTCCATTTTTGCACATTCCTGGGGTTGAAGTGATATTATCTTTTCATCGGccaggtagaggaggaggaggtggagcaggtcgTCCACTAATCATAAGGTTAATAGCTTGGCCAACAGTGTATGAGTGATGTTTAATAAAGACACATAcatacactgtatgaatgtgtgggtgaatgGCAACACTGTATTGTTAAGCActttgagttgtcatcaagactagaaaagctctaaataaataaagagcatATGCCATTTATCTAAAGACACTTAAGACACTTAAATGTTATTGAAAACCACTTAACTTCTTTCAGTTTTCTCTGCTTGTGTCTCCCtaccaaataaataattcaacaaaAGTACAACAGCAGAACTCAAAGTAGTTAAATCACATTTCCTGTGAACAATTCAGCAGAGGCAGTCACTTTTGGTGTTTTAGCCATTTGTCAAGAGATTTTTGACTCAGAGCCAAAGCTGTACAAGGACTAGAATCATagattttaaaatcaatattatGTTAGGCTTAATAATACAACAGCAGTGACAGACTGTACGGAAAGTAATGAACATCCGGAAGACGACGGAACACTGTTTGTTGAAGGTAAAGCAGAATGAGCATTGATGTGATGGTAATACAAGATTCTCAGGTGCACTATACGTGTGCACGTCCATGgaggataacacaaaaaacacacacacacacacaatttatattgtttgttacAATAAGCAAGAGGGAGATCTCCCACACACTGGGATCTGCTTACTCTATTCTCATACACACACCTTTGCTAATAGACCCTTGAGGTGTACACAGCAAACGAAGAGTGAAGAACCACTCAactgtgtatatataaagataaagatatatatatagagagagatgtTCCAGTAATTACAACCAATGTATAATGtgtatcaaacaaacaacactcaAAGCTGTGCTCATG
This region includes:
- the camk1b gene encoding calcium/calmodulin-dependent protein kinase type 1, whose protein sequence is MPLGDECHEWKKKTTDVKENYDFKEILGTGAFSEVVLAEEKRTQRLVAIKCIPKKALEGKENSIENEIAVLHKIKHANIVSLEEIFESKSHLYLVMQLVSGGELFDRIIEKGFYTEKDASKLIQQILDAVKYLHDMGIVHRDLKPENLLYYSMDEDSKIMISDFGLSKIEGSGSVMSTACGTPGYVAPEVLAQKPYSKAVDCWSIGVIAYILLCGYPPFYDENDAKLFEQILKAEYEFDSPYWDDISDSAKDFIVHLMQKDSNTRYTCDQALQHPWIAGDTALDKNIHESVSAQIKKNFAKSKWKQAFNATAVVRHMRRLQLGTSHEGPSPTLPVEEGACCEGGCSPNVDGGADPVSSCTYRCHPTSRV